A stretch of Rhinopithecus roxellana isolate Shanxi Qingling chromosome 12, ASM756505v1, whole genome shotgun sequence DNA encodes these proteins:
- the CNR2 gene encoding cannabinoid receptor 2, translating into MEECWVTELANGSKNGLDFNPMKDYMILSGPQKIAVAVLCTLLGLLSALENVTVLYLILSSHRLRRKPSYLFIGSLAGADFLASVVFACSFVNFHVFHGMDSKAVFLLKIGSVTMTFTASVGSLLLTAIDRYLCLRYPPSYKALLTRGRALVTLGIMWVLSALVSYLPLMGWTCCPRPCSELFPLIPNDYLLGWLLFIAFLFSGIIYTYGHVLWKAHQHVASLSGHQDRQVPGMARMRLDVRLAKTLGLVLAVLLICWFPVLALMVHSLVTTLSDEVKKAFAFCSMLCLVNSMVNPVIYALRSGEIRSSAHHCLARWRKCVRGLGSEAKEEAPRSSVTETEADGKIIPWSDSRDLDHSNC; encoded by the coding sequence ATGGAGGagtgctgggtgacagagctagccAATGGCTCCAAGAATGGCTTGGATTTCAACCCTATGAAGGATTACATGATCCTGAGTGGTCCCCAGAAGATAGCTGTTGCCGTGTTGTGCACTCTTCTGGGCCTGCTAAGTGCCCTGGAGAATGTGACTGTACTCTATCTGATTCTGTCCTCCCACCGGCTCCGCCGGAAGCCCTCATACCTGTTCATTGGCAGCTTGGCTGGGGCCGACTTCCTGGCTAGTGTGGTCTTTGCATGCAGCTTTGTGAATTTTCACGTTTTCCATGGTATGGATTCCAAGGCTGTCTTCCTGCTGAAGATTGGCAGCGTGACCATGACCTTCACAGCCTCTGTGGGTAGCCTGCTGCTGACCGCCATTGACCGATACCTCTGCCTGCGCTACCCACCCTCCTACAAAGCTCTGCTCACCCGCGGGAGGGCACTGGTGACCCTGGGCATCATGTGGGTCCTCTCAGCACTGGTCTCCTACCTGCCACTCATGGGATGGACTTGCTGCCCCAGGCCCTGCTCTGAGCTTTTCCCACTGATCCCCAATGACTACCTGCTGGGCTGGCTCCTGTTCATCGCTTTCCTCTTTTCTGGAATCATCTACACTTATGGGCATGTTCTCTGGAAAGCCCATCAGCATGTAGCCAGTTTGTCTGGGCACCAGGACAGGCAGGTGCCAGGAATGGCCCGAATGAGGCTGGACGTGAGGTTGGCCAAGACTCTGGGGCTGGTGCTGGCTGTGCTCCTCATCTGTTGGTTCCCAGTGCTGGCCCTCATGGTCCACAGCCTGGTCACTACGCTCAGCGACGAGGTCAAGAAGGCCTTTGCCTTCTGCTCCATGCTGTGCCTCGTCAACTCCATGGTCAACCCTGTCATCTATGCTCTGCGGAGTGGGGAGATCCGCTCCTCTGCCCATCACTGCCTGGCTCGCTGGAGGAAGTGTGTGAGGGGCCTTGGGTCAGAGGCAAAAGAAGAAGCCCCGAGGTCCTCAGTCACCGAGACAGAGGCTGATGGGAAAATCATTCCGTGGTCAGATTCCAGAGATCTAGATCACTCCAATTGCTGA